The stretch of DNA CTCCTTTTCTGCAGAAATTTGTTTATGATGAAGCAAAGAAGATAAATGGGCTTTAATCACACAGCTTTCTGGAGAGCATACCTGTGTAGATGAAGTGGATTTATTTGAGCTAGGAATTATAGTTTCCCAAAAACTTTCTTTCTCTATAAAACTGAACTgatttttactcttatttttcttttttctacttaaataagctgattattttcattatttacgactgaaaatattaactatttgttttaatttgctttttaatcttcattgatttattgattattattaaatataaattgtaaacaaaatttgtttgaatacattttgatattgtttctgtttgttttctgttttagaaATTATTGCAACCAAAACCCAATATCTTCAATCAAAAGCAGTACTAAGCAGAAATATGTTTCTATCACTGTGTATAGTACTGTCACTCTTGCATGACTGTCTAATGATAGATCTTACCTACCGAGTGCAAGAAGAGAAACCTTCAGGAACATATATTGCAGATATTGCTGCTGACTCAACCTTTTTGGACACTATCAAGTCATCAGAACAAAGTCTGATAACATTCAGTCAGTTGAAAGAAAAGTTAACACAACTGTTCAATGTTACAAAGCCAGGAAAGCTTTACACAGCTCAAATACTGGATGCTGAGTCTTTGTGTACatataacaaaaaatgttttagaaTAGTTAAAGTTGCAGTTCGAAAAACAAAAAGTTTCAcaaagattttgaaaatcaaacTAATAATAGAAGATATCAATGATCATCAACCAGAGTTTCCTCAGAAACAAGTCAATATTAAGTTTTCAGAAACAGATATTCAAGGCACTGTAAAATCTCTTCCAAATGCAATAGACAGAGATCTTGGGTTTCAGAATTCACTTATAGAATAtaaactgaagaaaaaagaagacgagCCTTTTTCCTTATCTGTTTTCAAAAGAGCAGATGGCATCTCTTCCTTAAGGATTATTCTCGAGAAACCATtaaacagagaaattcaagattCATTTACACTTAATGTTATTGCCAAAGATGGAGGAACACCACCAAAGCAGAGTGTATTAAATGTTGTAATCTCAGTTGAAGATGAGAATGATAACCAGCCTGTGTTTTCCAAACCTTTATacaacatttctctaaaatcaactcatgaaaaaacaaaaccagttgtTGTGATATCTGCAACTGATTTAGATCTGGGTGAAAATGGGAAAATTTCTTACTATTTCAGTCCAAAAACGcctgaaatttcaaaaaaatactTCCAATTAAATAAAGAGACTGGAGAGATATTTATGGTTTACAATTCTCAGTTAGATGGAATAACACTTTCTGAGTTATTTGTTGAAGCCAGAGATGGAGGCAGTCCACCTCTCAGTTCCATCGCAACTGTTTTAGTAAATGTTATTGACCAACACAACAACCCTCCAAATATTGATGTCAACTTTATTTCTTCTCAAAATGATAACACAGCAACCATTCCTGAAGATATTAAAGTTGGTAGTTTCATTGCTTATGTGATGGTCACTGACAATGATGTGGGACTTAATGGGCAGGTCAGTTGTGATATTAAACATGACAAATTTAAACTACGGTCAATGGGGTCTAAGGAATACAACTTAGTTCTTGAAAAGCCAGTTGATAGAGAGACACAAGACCATTACAAAATCACTCTCTCTTGTCAGGATAAAGGTCTACCTCCTCTCATATCAACAGAAAATTTATCCATCCAAGTGACTGACATTAATGATGTACAACCAAAATTTACCAAAGATACCTTCCAGTTTCTTActtatgaaaataaagataaagactTCCCTATTGGTTTTGTCAATGCCACTGACCTTGATTTAGGACCAGGTGGTCAACTGacatattttttatcaaacaagGATAAACCTTCACTTCCTTTTATAATTACTAGCTATGGCTTTATTTCAACTACAATGTCATTGGACAGAGAGAAACAAGATGTATATAAGTTCCAAGTGTTTGTGAAAGATAATGGATTGCCTTCTCTGAATGACACTGccaatgttgttgttgaaattttagATCAAAATGACAATGCACCATTTTTCACCTTTCCCAGTGTTGACCCTTACAATCTAGATATTCATTACTATCCACAAGGTAAAAAAGACATAACTGTTCTAAGAGCTTCTGACAGGGACAATGGAAACAATGCTTTCCTAACATACGGATTCTTTAAAGGCAACGACAAAAACTTGTTTGCAATAAAACCTCATTCTGGTGTGGTGTATTTTTCTCGTAAAGTTTACCTAGATGATGCAGGAGCatatgaactggtatttattgtcaAAGACAGTGGCACACCAATGCAGTCAGCAACAACTACAGTTTCCCTGACACTCACTGTTAGCAATAAAACATCTCCAATGTTGACAGCTGTTCAGTTACAATCAGATAACTTGATTGATGTAACTCTATTGATTATCATTGTTGCAGCAGCTGTAAtagtatttgttgttattgttgtttctattaCGCTGTGTATTGTTAGATGTGTTAAACATGGAACTACTACAGTAAGAACAGGGAAGAAACCGCCATACAACTCTGAAATGAGACAACTCCTAATTCAAACAAACAATCCAATTGGATTAATGAATTCTGAGAATATAATCAGTAGAAATGTTCTTCCAAAACGAACAAAACATCAACTTTATCCTGAAAACTTAGCTCAGAACAAATACAAAGCACCAATTATAACAAGAAATATTCTCAAGTCAGCACAGGTAAATATTGATAACTCCAGGTGcaacatatttaaatttaatcaCTTATGTTGAagttaattctttttaatattaaatacaaaGTTTCTAATTTCCTGGACTTTTAAATTCTAAACAGTgtacatttacaatatttataactACACTATATTTTAATTGGTTCAATCTCTGATCATAATATGGtgcttatataaaaattataataattcatctgagacatttattatattttagaaatCTACAATGGATGTTGGAATAatttctgataaatatatatatatatatatatatatatatataacttcatttcAGGTATTCAAGATTAGATGAAACAGTTCTCAttaattctgttgtgtctggggagagtcattctcttttagtgccttataatttatgCAAGTAACTGATGTAACATGAAATTTCAAAGCAAGGGATTACAATTTAAAACattgtttaataaaatgtttcatgGAAAATACAAATGCTTCAcatttttactttcctttttcttataGAAATACAGTGAACCAGTAGTCGCAACATCTAATGATGATGCTATGGAACACAACACTGATGTTCCTGATTATACTTTGGAGACACTACCAGCTCAAAGAGATGGAAGACACAAATTACGTGAAGGAGGAGGGAGACATTATGAAGAAATTCCAAGTATGTAAGGTAAAAACTACTCAGTATGTTAGTTATATTGATACTGTTTTATATCACAAATTTCATCAATGTAATGCTGTTGAATTTTGTTTACACAtatactttttttaattaatacagaataataataaatgggaaAAAGGGCAGCAACACCAGCAAAGAAAATAATGAGGAACTGAATAAAGACAGCAACTCCATTCTTTAACCTAATATTTATGATGAAAAACATTCAATCACAGAATCAAACAGTTTGATAGAAAACTTTCAAATTTCACAGAcatacagagaagaaaaaaatattgtacatatTCACAATGGCAAATATTTTTACTCCCAAGATATCAGTATTTCCTAATttgaaaaatcattttaaaatataatttaaggaaaCAAAACGTGGTGCAGTGAATATATACAAGGTCATAATTTCTactaaaatacttcagttctatGAATCATAGATAGCATATCAGAAATAACAAAACTAGATACTTATGTATTTAAaactataggtatatatgcattatattcgTATCAAATTTGACTTcaagattataaatatttcatttacatcacttcaatgtattcattaaaagcttctttatttcttttagccATTTTAAATACTCTAAATattgaatgaagaaaatatagcTATTTCCCAATAATTTTCAATGGTTTTCTTTTGAAGTATGACTAATAGAATTATAAACCCTATGGATAAAGAACTTAAATCCAGTTTTAGATATTTTGGTCCTGCTCTGGGTTTTGAGCACATTGATAAGTAAGCTATTATAGAAGTTAACTCATTCTGATACTTTTAAGTTAAAGCTAGATTAGGGAATAAAACTTCCTGTGTCGAATtacatattactaataattaGATACAATTTTAGAGTGTTTGAGAGATTTTACAAGCTTTCAGTTTTACAAAAGTGAGTAAAATGCTATTTGGCTTCATATCAAGGCTCATTATCAAAGTCAATCTGTAATTTGAATACAACATTTTAtagcaatatttatatttgaga from Octopus bimaculoides isolate UCB-OBI-ISO-001 chromosome 14, ASM119413v2, whole genome shotgun sequence encodes:
- the LOC106877102 gene encoding protocadherin beta-15 isoform X1, translated to MFLSLCIVLSLLHDCLMIDLTYRVQEEKPSGTYIADIAADSTFLDTIKSSEQSLITFSQLKEKLTQLFNVTKPGKLYTAQILDAESLCTYNKKCFRIVKVAVRKTKSFTKILKIKLIIEDINDHQPEFPQKQVNIKFSETDIQGTVKSLPNAIDRDLGFQNSLIEYKLKKKEDEPFSLSVFKRADGISSLRIILEKPLNREIQDSFTLNVIAKDGGTPPKQSVLNVVISVEDENDNQPVFSKPLYNISLKSTHEKTKPVVVISATDLDLGENGKISYYFSPKTPEISKKYFQLNKETGEIFMVYNSQLDGITLSELFVEARDGGSPPLSSIATVLVNVIDQHNNPPNIDVNFISSQNDNTATIPEDIKVGSFIAYVMVTDNDVGLNGQVSCDIKHDKFKLRSMGSKEYNLVLEKPVDRETQDHYKITLSCQDKGLPPLISTENLSIQVTDINDVQPKFTKDTFQFLTYENKDKDFPIGFVNATDLDLGPGGQLTYFLSNKDKPSLPFIITSYGFISTTMSLDREKQDVYKFQVFVKDNGLPSLNDTANVVVEILDQNDNAPFFTFPSVDPYNLDIHYYPQGKKDITVLRASDRDNGNNAFLTYGFFKGNDKNLFAIKPHSGVVYFSRKVYLDDAGAYELVFIVKDSGTPMQSATTTVSLTLTVSNKTSPMLTAVQLQSDNLIDVTLLIIIVAAAVIVFVVIVVSITLCIVRCVKHGTTTVRTGKKPPYNSEMRQLLIQTNNPIGLMNSENIISRNVLPKRTKHQLYPENLAQNKYKAPIITRNILKSAQKYSEPVVATSNDDAMEHNTDVPDYTLETLPAQRDGRHKLREGGGRHYEEIPSM
- the LOC106877102 gene encoding protocadherin beta-15 isoform X2 — its product is MFLSLCIVLSLLHDCLMIDLTYRVQEEKPSGTYIADIAADSTFLDTIKSSEQSLITFSQLKEKLTQLFNVTKPGKLYTAQILDAESLCTYNKKCFRIVKVAVRKTKSFTKILKIKLIIEDINDHQPEFPQKQVNIKFSETDIQGTVKSLPNAIDRDLGFQNSLIEYKLKKKEDEPFSLSVFKRADGISSLRIILEKPLNREIQDSFTLNVIAKDGGTPPKQSVLNVVISVEDENDNQPVFSKPLYNISLKSTHEKTKPVVVISATDLDLGENGKISYYFSPKTPEISKKYFQLNKETGEIFMVYNSQLDGITLSELFVEARDGGSPPLSSIATVLVNVIDQHNNPPNIDVNFISSQNDNTATIPEDIKVGSFIAYVMVTDNDVGLNGQVSCDIKHDKFKLRSMGSKEYNLVLEKPVDRETQDHYKITLSCQDKGLPPLISTENLSIQVTDINDVQPKFTKDTFQFLTYENKDKDFPIGFVNATDLDLGPGGQLTYFLSNKDKPSLPFIITSYGFISTTMSLDREKQDVYKFQVFVKDNGLPSLNDTANVVVEILDQNDNAPFFTFPSVDPYNLDIHYYPQGKKDITVLRASDRDNGNNAFLTYGFFKGNDKNLFAIKPHSGVVYFSRKVYLDDAGAYELVFIVKDSGTPMQSATTTVSLTLTVSNKTSPMLTAVQLQSDNLIDVTLLIIIVAAAVIVFVVIVVSITLCIVRCVKHGTTTVRTGKKPPYNSEMRQLLIQTNNPIGLMNSENIISRNVLPKRTKHQLYPENLAQNKYKAPIITRNILKSAQKYSEPVVATSNDDAMEHNTDVPDYTLETLPAQRDGRHKLREGGGRHYEEIPK